The genomic stretch ACAGTTGTGCTCCGAAGTGCTGGCCTGGGAGCAACGCCGGAATGAGGCGCAATCTCGGATTGAATGGAAGTTCACCCGCCAGGATGCCGACCGGAAACTAGCACGCCACTATGTAACGTA from Verrucomicrobiia bacterium encodes the following:
- a CDS encoding IS630 family transposase, producing the protein QLCSEVLAWEQRRNEAQSRIEWKFTRQDADRKLARHYVT